The following are encoded in a window of Mycolicibacterium tusciae JS617 genomic DNA:
- a CDS encoding pyridoxal phosphate-dependent aminotransferase, whose amino-acid sequence MGVALRAGIPPFYVMDVWLAAAERQRSHGDLVNLSAGQPSAGAPQAVRAAAKAALDGTVLGYTVALGIPELRAVIAESYQDRRGLTVDPANVVITTGSSGGFLLAFLACFDAGDRVAIASPGYPCYRNILSALGCEVVEIPCGPETRFQPTAQMLAELDPPVAGVIVASPANPTGTVIPPEELAAIASWCASSGVRLISDEVYHGLVYEGAPATSCAWQTSREAVVVNSFSKYYAMTGWRLGWLLVPKELQRAVDCLTGNFTICPPTLAQVAAVAAFTPGSIAEADALLDHYAHNRTLLLDGLRGIGIDKLAPTDGAFYVYADVSHLTTDTLSFCSKLLADTGVAIAPGIDFDTVRGGSFVRLSFAGPSSDIEEAVRRIGAWLA is encoded by the coding sequence ATGGGTGTCGCCCTGCGTGCGGGCATTCCGCCGTTCTATGTGATGGATGTATGGCTGGCGGCCGCGGAGCGTCAGCGCAGCCACGGCGATCTGGTGAATCTCTCGGCAGGCCAACCGAGTGCCGGTGCGCCCCAAGCGGTGCGCGCGGCGGCCAAGGCGGCGCTCGACGGAACCGTCCTCGGTTACACCGTGGCGCTTGGCATTCCGGAACTGCGCGCTGTGATCGCAGAGTCCTACCAGGACCGCCGCGGGCTCACGGTCGATCCGGCTAACGTGGTGATCACCACCGGTTCGAGCGGCGGATTCCTGTTGGCCTTCCTGGCGTGCTTTGACGCCGGCGACCGAGTGGCGATCGCAAGTCCGGGATATCCGTGTTACCGCAACATCCTGTCGGCGCTGGGGTGTGAGGTCGTGGAGATCCCGTGCGGGCCGGAGACCCGGTTCCAGCCGACCGCACAGATGCTGGCCGAACTCGACCCGCCGGTGGCCGGCGTCATCGTCGCGAGTCCGGCCAACCCGACGGGGACGGTGATCCCGCCGGAGGAACTGGCTGCGATCGCGTCGTGGTGTGCGTCGTCGGGTGTACGGCTGATCAGCGACGAGGTGTACCACGGACTGGTATACGAGGGCGCGCCTGCGACCAGCTGCGCATGGCAGACGTCGCGGGAAGCCGTTGTGGTGAACAGCTTCTCGAAGTACTACGCGATGACGGGTTGGCGGCTGGGGTGGCTGCTGGTACCGAAGGAGCTGCAACGCGCCGTCGACTGTCTGACCGGCAACTTCACCATCTGCCCGCCGACGCTGGCGCAGGTCGCCGCGGTGGCTGCCTTCACCCCGGGGTCGATCGCGGAGGCCGACGCGCTGCTGGACCACTACGCACATAACCGGACACTGTTGCTCGACGGATTGCGGGGAATCGGCATTGACAAACTCGCACCGACCGATGGCGCGTTCTACGTGTATGCCGACGTATCTCATCTGACCACGGACACGTTGTCGTTCTGCTCGAAGCTGCTGGCCGACACCGGAGTCGCGATCGCGCCCGGCATCGACTTCGACACTGTCCGGGGCGGATCGTTCGTACGACTGTCCTTCGCCGGACCGTCGAGCGATATCGAGGAGGCGGTGCGCCGCATCGGCGCCTGGCTCGCTTAG
- a CDS encoding phosphate/phosphite/phosphonate ABC transporter substrate-binding protein, with amino-acid sequence MLSFVLDQNLGLPACDDPWKTILSTAGITAHQTADLAAIDQALADHQPDIAYVPTADFHRLVRSGDQCYRGLAIATSKFTGDPRQSSLLVVRSDDPATKLDDLAGADYGFINTSCTSSYFSPAILLTRLGQTWDKFLHFVPVPAWQGQIDAVVSKKVRATMVLEDVWRAAPENARNTKVIGKYDNCKPPVVIASKTLDDGTRGTLLNALVAWEPDWDGIFGGLKPYYYADVHPFFHDLDQLPAGM; translated from the coding sequence ATGTTGAGCTTCGTCTTGGACCAGAATCTCGGACTGCCTGCGTGCGACGACCCATGGAAGACCATTCTCAGTACCGCCGGCATCACCGCACACCAGACCGCCGACCTCGCCGCCATCGACCAGGCCCTCGCTGACCACCAGCCGGACATCGCCTACGTCCCGACCGCGGACTTCCACCGGCTGGTCCGAAGCGGTGACCAGTGCTACCGCGGCCTGGCGATCGCGACGTCGAAGTTCACCGGCGATCCCCGCCAGAGCAGCCTGCTCGTGGTCAGAAGCGACGACCCGGCAACGAAGCTGGACGATTTGGCAGGCGCGGACTACGGATTCATCAACACGTCGTGCACGTCGAGCTATTTTTCACCCGCCATTCTGTTGACCCGGCTGGGGCAAACGTGGGACAAGTTTTTGCATTTCGTCCCGGTTCCGGCGTGGCAAGGGCAGATCGACGCCGTTGTCTCCAAGAAGGTCCGGGCGACGATGGTCCTCGAGGACGTGTGGCGGGCAGCCCCTGAGAACGCACGGAACACGAAGGTCATCGGGAAGTACGACAACTGCAAACCACCGGTGGTCATTGCGAGCAAGACCCTCGACGACGGCACGCGTGGAACGCTTCTCAACGCGCTGGTCGCCTGGGAGCCTGACTGGGACGGCATCTTCGGCGGCCTCAAGCCGTATTACTACGCCGACGTTCACCCGTTCTTCCACGACCTCGATCAACTCCCGGCTGGTATGTGA
- a CDS encoding ISL3 family transposase — protein sequence MRVSTAFNRLLQIPGTSVTDVVIGDRDVELTVRVTARRLQCPCGKRVKGAYDRRRRRWRHIDLAAHRLWLVYEIRRLNCPDCGVRTEHVPWARPGARHTRDFEDTVLWLAARTDRTTVATLLRCAWETVTAIINRTVDELLDQRRLDQIYRIGVDEICYRHPHKYLTIIGDHATATVIDVRPGRGVDSLAAFYNTLTPEQRGDVDAVSMDGSTAFRAATETALPDAAICYDTFHVMQWTNRALDEVFSAAMATNRADFDMSSGQWRRARTALRTGAERLNPARHQLVATITTQNRDIGTAWRLKEQLRELFRTAQPGRSPRQLRRWIRRARDSGVRPFQLLARRLEQHFDGIINTIKLGITNALIEGINAKIRLINARGYGHHSAESLTSMIYLMLGGISPKLPTTR from the coding sequence GTGCGCGTCAGTACTGCATTTAACCGTCTGCTGCAGATTCCTGGAACCAGTGTCACCGATGTCGTGATCGGTGACCGAGACGTCGAGCTCACCGTCCGCGTCACAGCCCGTAGATTGCAGTGCCCCTGCGGCAAACGCGTCAAGGGGGCCTACGACCGGCGTCGGCGCCGCTGGCGACATATCGACTTAGCCGCGCATCGTTTGTGGCTGGTCTACGAGATTCGCCGGCTGAATTGCCCCGACTGCGGGGTCCGCACCGAACACGTGCCCTGGGCTCGCCCCGGGGCACGCCACACCCGCGACTTCGAGGACACCGTGCTGTGGCTGGCCGCCCGCACCGACCGCACCACGGTGGCGACCTTACTGCGCTGCGCCTGGGAAACGGTGACCGCGATCATCAACCGCACCGTCGACGAACTGCTCGACCAGCGCCGCCTCGACCAGATCTACCGGATCGGCGTCGACGAGATCTGCTATCGCCACCCCCACAAATATCTGACCATCATCGGCGATCACGCCACCGCCACGGTGATCGACGTGCGACCCGGCAGAGGCGTGGATTCCCTTGCCGCCTTTTACAACACGCTCACACCCGAACAACGCGGCGACGTCGATGCCGTCTCGATGGACGGATCGACCGCGTTCCGCGCCGCCACCGAAACCGCACTGCCCGACGCAGCCATCTGCTACGACACCTTTCACGTCATGCAGTGGACCAACCGGGCACTCGATGAGGTGTTCTCCGCAGCAATGGCCACCAACCGCGCCGACTTCGACATGTCCTCCGGGCAATGGCGACGAGCACGCACGGCACTGCGCACTGGCGCTGAACGCCTCAACCCCGCACGCCACCAGCTGGTCGCGACGATCACCACCCAGAACCGCGACATCGGCACCGCATGGCGGCTCAAAGAACAACTGCGCGAGCTCTTTCGCACCGCTCAACCCGGCCGATCCCCACGACAGCTCCGCCGCTGGATTCGACGTGCCCGCGACAGTGGAGTCCGGCCATTCCAACTCCTCGCCCGCCGCCTCGAGCAGCACTTCGACGGCATCATCAACACCATCAAACTCGGCATCACCAACGCACTCATCGAAGGCATCAACGCCAAGATCCGACTCATCAACGCCCGCGGCTACGGCCACCACTCCGCCGAATCCCTCACCTCGATGATCTACCTCATGCTCGGCGGAATCAGCCCAAAACTGCCCACAACAAGGTGA
- a CDS encoding HNH endonuclease signature motif containing protein, translated as MFEGVEDSSLVALIEDATREEAAVGARRLAAVAELVSRRVGDDADDPRANWACDFWDSAAAEVAAAMNISHRKASGQMRIAETLRDHLPLVAGLFTRGRLSVRVVSAITWRTRLITDPAVWALIDDALVKRAEQWGPLSEDKLSAAVDALVFGFDPAAVILSREEARTRDFVVGKFDDEAGVASVWGKLLATDAAVLKKKVAAIAATVCDDDPRSAGERPADALGAFANGNTHLRCACTSPRCPARAEQPASKSSVIVNVYADQAAVAAAQSTVTAASPAPSTPTSAGTALLSGTEVMPTPLLAELLRNGAKLQPLCPPADEPESGYRPSAKVARFVRARDLTCRFPGCTMPAEFCDIDHVVPYPLGATHPSNLACLCRKHHHLKTFWTGDWELKLLPDGAAVWTSPTGRTYTTHPGCRSYFPDWDTNTGELPAPSKTETSSTERGVMMPLRKRTRAQDREARIKAEREQNDPDPPPF; from the coding sequence ATGTTCGAGGGCGTTGAGGATTCGTCACTGGTGGCCCTGATCGAGGATGCCACCAGGGAGGAGGCTGCAGTTGGGGCGCGGCGCCTGGCTGCCGTCGCTGAGCTGGTGTCACGTCGGGTCGGGGATGACGCTGACGACCCGCGGGCCAATTGGGCGTGTGATTTCTGGGATTCGGCGGCGGCGGAGGTGGCCGCGGCGATGAACATCAGTCACCGCAAGGCCTCGGGGCAGATGCGGATCGCCGAGACATTGCGTGATCACCTGCCGTTGGTGGCCGGATTGTTTACCCGGGGGCGGCTCAGTGTGCGGGTGGTCTCGGCGATCACCTGGCGCACGCGATTGATCACCGACCCTGCGGTGTGGGCACTGATCGATGACGCGCTGGTCAAACGAGCCGAGCAGTGGGGTCCGCTTTCAGAAGACAAACTGAGCGCGGCGGTGGATGCGTTGGTGTTCGGCTTCGACCCCGCTGCGGTGATCCTGAGCCGTGAGGAGGCGCGCACGCGGGACTTCGTTGTCGGAAAGTTCGATGATGAGGCGGGTGTGGCCTCGGTGTGGGGCAAGTTGTTGGCCACCGATGCTGCGGTGCTGAAGAAGAAAGTGGCCGCGATCGCGGCCACGGTGTGCGATGACGATCCCCGCTCTGCGGGTGAGCGCCCCGCGGACGCACTGGGCGCCTTCGCCAACGGCAACACTCATCTACGGTGCGCCTGCACCAGTCCGAGGTGTCCCGCGAGAGCCGAGCAGCCGGCGTCGAAGTCCTCGGTGATTGTTAACGTCTACGCCGATCAAGCTGCCGTCGCCGCTGCGCAGTCGACAGTCACGGCGGCGTCACCCGCACCGTCAACCCCCACGTCGGCGGGCACGGCACTCCTGTCGGGTACTGAGGTGATGCCGACCCCGTTGTTGGCCGAATTGTTGCGCAACGGCGCCAAGCTACAACCGCTGTGCCCACCGGCCGACGAGCCGGAGTCGGGTTATCGGCCGTCGGCGAAAGTGGCGCGTTTTGTCCGGGCCCGGGATCTGACGTGCCGGTTCCCGGGGTGCACGATGCCTGCGGAGTTCTGCGATATCGATCACGTGGTTCCTTATCCGCTCGGGGCGACCCATCCGTCGAACCTGGCCTGCTTGTGCCGAAAACACCATCACCTCAAAACGTTCTGGACGGGCGATTGGGAACTGAAGCTCCTGCCCGATGGTGCGGCGGTGTGGACGTCGCCGACGGGGCGGACCTACACCACCCATCCGGGCTGTCGAAGTTACTTCCCCGACTGGGACACCAACACCGGGGAACTCCCGGCCCCATCGAAGACGGAAACGTCGAGCACCGAGCGCGGTGTGATGATGCCCCTACGCAAACGCACCCGCGCCCAAGACCGCGAAGCACGCATCAAAGCCGAACGCGAACAGAACGATCCGGACCCACCACCGTTCTAA